From the Mesoplasma syrphidae genome, the window ATATGATCTTGTTTCACCAGAATCATCTATAGCTTTAATTTTTGAATTTGTATAATAATCTGAATTTACATAATCGTTATCATTATAAATTCATGCTTGTTTTGGCAATTCAATTCCATTTTTTGCAAGCTGTAAAACTTTTGATGTTGTTTCCAAATTTGTCAATGTCTGATCTTTTTTCAATTTGTAGACTGTGCGTGATTGTTGATTTGTTATAACTGGAGCAGTTAATGTATTTGTTGCCTTGTCATAAACTTTAGTACCATTAAATTCAATATCGTTAATTGACGCATCTGCTTGTGGATTTGATGAATTGAAAACTTTTTCTAAGGCTTTAATAGTTTTTCTATCAAAAAATGCTCTTTCTTCAGACTCTTGATCAAGTTTATAAGCCACTTGGCTTTTATCTAAACCAGTAATTCCAACATTGTTATATCGGTCACTTGAAACATTCAATTCAGTCGAAATAGATTCTTTTTTCGGAATGAATTGTTCAAAATTATAACCTAAACTGTATTGTTCCAAACGTGACTCTTTTTGAATATAACCTTTAACATAAGGTGGAACCTCGCTCATTAATACATCAATAATTTGTTGTTTTCAATTATTACTTTCACTATTTCCAGGCCCAACACCAGAAACTGATCCCATAACTGCTTTAATAAGTGTTGGAATTGATTCAGTAACTGAAGATGATATTTGCCTTACCATCGCTAGTTTTGCCTCATCATTTCAATTTGCATCGCTAATTTTTGGATTTAAACTTTCTTTACTATTTAAAATCATTGCAAACATTTGATCAATCATTCCAATTGAAAATGCTTGTCCCAATACTGTATAAAAGTGATTTCCAAAATAGTCTGAAACAGTATTGAAAATTGTTTCTGGATTTGATGTTAAATATTCAAAAGAACTTTGAACTTTAAATTCATCAGTCTGATTTCCCGAACTATAAAGATATTTACTAAATGGGGTAGCATCAAATGTCGATGAATTATAATTCTTTGGAGTTTTATAATATCCATAACCAACTCCAGTTCCATCCATATCCAATTTATCATCTATAAAATCAGCTTCAAGCACATCTTGCCCTTCTCAAAAACTGTAAGCTGGTTTTGATAATGGGGAGTTCAATGTTGTATCTTTATTTTGATAAGCATTAGCATATTTAACACTCTTGTAATAAGACTTCTGAGCGTTTAATGCAACTGATGGAATTGCTAAACCAGTAGAAATTAAGATTGATGAAAAAGCAATAACTGTAACTAATAAAGCAATCGGTTTTTTTCCTGAACTTGCCAATGTTAAAGAAAATTTTAATGTGAATTTAGAATTTTTAAATACTCCATTTTTTAACTTGTTGATTAATTTTGATGATGACCATTTTGTATTAACAACCAAAATATCCATGACTGATTTATTCGTTAATAAGAACGCGCAAACTAATGATATTATAATTGCTAAAACTCCAAATGCCACAAATGAAATTGCCAACGAAATTCCTTCAAAAATAAATCCATGATATGGCGAACTAAAGTAACTAATAAACATTGAAGAAAATGGAATTTGCATTCCAACTCCTGCCAGTCAGCCTAACGGAATAACTATAAATGCAATAATCAAAGATTGAGCAATATACGAGACAGCAATCATTCAGGGGTTAGTTCCAATAGCTTTCAAAATTCCAATTTGTTTAGCGTTGAAATGAATAGTTTTTTTAATGCAAATGATTAAAGCAATTATTGCAATTATTGCAATAACTAGTGAGGCAATAACCGTGATAATATTGAACACTCTTAATGCTAATGGTTGTAAAGTTCATGACAATCTAAAATTAGAATCCGCAAATTTTACTGTTTTGAAAAATGATTTTATTTTTTCACTTGAAGTACCTGAATTTAGATACTCATAATTTGATTTTAAAGATTTTCCAACATTCATTTGTAATGCCAAGAATTTATTAACATCTGTTTTATATTGATTCTCAGTTCCAGTTAAAAAGAAATTAAATGATTGAGTTGCACTTCTTTCTGACTGTCCCGACGAAATTCCACTTGTTAAATCTCTTATTGTATCCCTATAGGCATAAATAATTGCACTTGTTTTTGTTTGAGGAACTGGAAAATCAGGATCAGCAGTAGGAAAATATGAATATGTATCAGTTGCAAAACCAACTACTTTATATAAAGCATCTCCAATACGTAAATGATCATTAAGTTTAATTTTGTTGGCTCTTGCGTATTGTTGAGAAAGTAAAATTTCTCCTCTATTTAAAGCATTACGACCATCTAAAATAGTGAAATTCATGTTATCACGATTATTTAAAATTACTGCACGATAACGAATTTGTGAAATACTATCAAAAATATAAGTTTCTTTTCTAAAATTTGCTTTGTAACCTGAAACTTTTGCTGTTTGCTGCAAATGATATTGATAAGCTGAGACTCTTGTTTGATTTCCAAAATTATTTCAGTCAATATCTTCTGGCTTTTCTGGAATTTCTTTATTAGGGTCCTTCATTGCTTCTTCTTCATCATTGTCAATAATTGCCTTATAATGGTCATCAAAGTAATCGTTTAGGTCAAAGTTTTCATAAGCATCCATTCTTTGCAAAATGCTTTGTTCTTGATCTAAATATTTAAAAGTTTTAAATTCAGCTGTATTTCCAAGAAAGCTTGCATCGCTAATAATTTTTTTACCATCTTTTTCAACAATTTTGGCTGCAGTTTGATTCACAATTCCACGAAAACCTTTCTTTTCCAAAAAATGGTTTCGTATACTTACTCCTTGTTTAATTTGTTCTTGATCAAGTTCAATTGAGTTATATAAGTATTGATTTTCATTTGTTTTACTAAATTCAGAACCTAGTTTTGTATCAAGTGTATAGTAATTTTCGTCACTAACAATATATTCAGGTCTAATTGCTTGTTCTTTATTAAATTTATAACCAGAAACAACTTCATAGAATAACTCTCCCGAATTTTCTATATCTTGACCCTTGAAAGGTCCACCATCCTTAAGGAATAACACTTCATATTCACTTTTCAGTCATTCAACAACTGTTGTTGCAACAATTTGAATATATGAATAAAAATCCCGTTTTTCTAAACTAACGTTTGCTCATGCTTGCTCTTTTTCTTCTGAAGTTTTAGCTGATTCATATTTATGTTTAGCTGAAATAATTGTATCAATAAAATTTGGCTCTTTAACCATTTCTCCAGCCATTGTATTATTTAAATACTTTTCTTCAATTTTTTCAGGATTGCTTAAAGAAAATTTTTGACTAGAATCTGCAAACGCCTTTAATGACAAAATAATTTCATTTGTCATAATATTTTTTTGAGTTTTTGCTCACTCATCACGATTATCGTTAGTAAGTTTTGAAAAATTTGTCTTGAATTCAGAATTTGCCTGTGGATTCAAAGAATTTCCTTCAAATAACCTTGTCAAAAATGTTTCTTTAAAAGAATATTCATGGTTTGTTGGATCATTAAATTTTTGAAGATAGTAACTATTTAAAGTAAAGTTGTAATCAACTTGGACTGTCTCTTCAGTTTGACTATCATAAATTCCAACATTGTCGAAATTCATAAAATCATTCAAAGGTATAAAAGTTGGCGTGGTATCTCCACCATTAACGCTTTTTCTTCCAGTATACAAAGAAGTTGAATAATCAAATCTTGGAACAGATTTAACAATTTGATTATATGAATTATTAAGACGAACCGTAATTGATAAAGAAGTCGACAAAATAAAAGTTGACAAAAAAGCTAAAATCATAATTATGATAAATTGAATTCTAAATTTAAATATTCCTTTAATCCCTTGCTTTAGCAACAAAAAGAAATTGTTTTGCTTTTTCATAATATTGCCCTTCCTATCTCAACTTATAGTATGAATATTTGAAATTATTAATGTTCTAAACATATAACACCTTTTATTTATACCATTTTTAAAAAATAAAAACATAATAATTTGCAAAAAATAACACTTAATGTGTGTTAAAATTATTTTGATTTTAATTTCACTTTTAAAAAAGAAAGGCATATTAGTATGAAAAAATTATTAATTATCTTAGGTTCAGTAAGCATTTTTGCTTCATCTGGAAGTACTGCTGCCTGCTCATGAGGAAACAAATATAAGGCTGATATTGTAAAAGACGTTCAAGACTATATTGCTGCTTCTTCATTTGTTGCTCAAGCAGCTATTTTAAATAATAAAGATGGCGCTAATATGGATTTGGATTATACTGCAAGTTATATTAAATCTTTAAAAATAGTTGATGTTTTGGGAGAAGAATGAATTAAGGGAATTGGTAACAGTACAATAACCAAAGAATCAAGTTTAGAATTTTTACTGAAGCAAGTTTTTGGTAATGATCGTTATAAAGTTAATAAAGATGACCTTGAGCAGGACTCAAAAATTGCTAGATCTATGGCCGAATTTGATGAAGAGGCAAAACAAAAAACTTTATCTGGTAATAGTTCGACTGCTAAAACACTTTCTTTAATTTCAGGATTAGTTAATATTTTATTTGGTGGTAGTTCATTCACTCCTCAAGGGCAGGGAGCTTTATTAGAAAGTATTATTGGAAGTGGCGACACTATTGGTAATCTAATTAAAGGAATATTGACACCGCAGCTTATTGAAACTTTAGATAGTGCCTTATCAGAAAAGGGACTTATAAATTTATTAAAACAAGCACTAAAGGAAATTCCTGGAAAGCAACCTGGTCAAGAGTATGTCACTGTAAAAGATGCTGTTAATAGTTGTATGAAACAAATTATCGACGCCATTATTAAAAAAGACACTACTTCTTTAGTAGTACCGCTGATTCAATATATTAGAGTTCTTGCTTATTATATGTCGGAATTTAAGCCATATCTTAATAATGTTGATGTTAATGATGTTATAAAAACAGATGCCGGTTTTGTAAATATTTTTGATATGACAAAAACAAATTCAGAAATTGTGTCTGAAGTTTTATTAAAAAATGATGGAAAAATTAATGAAGAAAAATTTGATCAAATTAATTTTAAAGAGTTGTTTAGCTTTTTGCAAATCTTTTTAGTTCCCGAACAAAAAGACCGTAATGGAATTAATTTTCAAAAATTGATATCAATTTTATTTCAAACACCTTCTATTCCCGAATTGGAAAATCCTTTTTTTGGAGCATTGCTGACAAATTTGAAAGATATATTGCAAACGCAATTGGCTACAAAATTAGCTTCTTCTGATGCGGTTAATGAAGTTGTTGGCTTAATTATTAAATTATTAAAAGATATCGGAAATGCTTTTGCGAACCAAGGTCCGCTTCCAGGAAAAGACTCTTTAAAAATAATTTTAAAAATTTTAGGAATGCTAGGTATTGAAAGTTTAAAACCATATAAACCATTATTTGATTATTTAAATACTAATAGTGAAATTTTTGATAACTTACTTGGCTCTCTATATAGTGGTAACGCCTTATCAGGAATTTTAAAAGCTTTAAACGATGGCGGAGTTATTAAAATCAGTGATGAAATTATTAATTCTTTAACAAATATAAAAACTGTTCTAACGACTCCAATTGCCAAACTTTTAAAAGCATTTGGAATAGACATTGAGACTAAGGCAATATTTTTATATGGACTAAAAACGATATCCTTAGCAGATATTATTGATAGCGCTGCTAGTTTTTTTGAAACAGGAAGAAAATATCCAAATTCCAAGTCAGAATATATTTTAGACACGAAAGATATGGCAAACTTGTTAGACGTTCTTAACACCCCAGAATTAATTAAATGAAAAGACAAACCAATTGAGGGATATCCTGAAATATTTAACAATACATTATCAGCTTTGTTAGTAGCAATAGTTTATCCAAATGATATTGAGCTAACAGAAGAGAGTCCAAAACTTAATGGAATTTCAAAAGCATCATATATTTTAGGTTTAAGAAAAAAAGCTGACAATACTGGATTTGATAATTTTAAAGAAAACTCAGTTTATGATGCAATTTATCAAGCCTATGGAAACAAAGAGTTGCCCGAAAGTCCAATGGCCGAAATTAAGGGAAAAACTATGTCAAAAATGGCTAATCTTTTAATCAAGGTATCAAAATGAATTCAAGATAAATCTTTACCAGCATATGTTAATGATAAATTTGGAGATTATTTGGACCAAAAAAACTGGACAACAAAATTTTTATCTGAGGAAAACTTTTATTATGTTTATAATGATGCTTTTATTAAGTATGAATTATATTACAATGATAAGGAATCAAAAACAAGGCAAACTTATATTGTTACTATTAAGCGTGATCGTATTAAGGGACATGAAAATCCAGGGAAAGAATGAAAAGTTTATGCAATAGATTAAAAAAGAACTAGTTAATCTAGTTCTTTTTCATTTTCAAATATAATTCATAAACTTTTTTCTCATATGATGAATGAGATTTATTTTTATAATACTTTATATCTTTAATTTCATTAGGCAAATATTGTTGATCTACTCAATCGTTTGGATAGTCATGAGCATACTTATATCCAATTCCACGATTAAGTTTTTTAGCGGACTTATAATGAGCATCTTTAAGATAGTCTGGCATATCATAAACTAAGCCATTTTGAATGTCACTATGAGCTTGCTTAACAGCCAAATAAGCTGAATTAGATTTTTCGCTCAACGCCATTTCAATTACTGCTAATCCCAAAGGAATAATTCCTTCTGGAAAACCCAATTGACGGAAGGCATTTGTCGCCATTAGAATTCTTGGTGGAAGTGTTGGATTAGCCATTCCAATATCTTCGTAGGCTATAATTAACATTCGACGCATTAAAGTTTCATAGTCTCCTATTTCATAGAGTCTGGCAAAATAATAAAGTGCTGCGTCCACATCGCTTCCTCGAACTGATTTTTGGAACGCTGATTTTAAGTCATGAATATCATCACCATAAGCACCTGAAGGATTTTTGGCATTTGGAACGGCTTTTAAAACTAAATTAATATCAATGTTTTGCTCGCTATAAAGCTTAACAAATATTTCTAGACTATTAATTAATGTTCGCACATCACCACTTGCCAAGTTACATAAATAATTCAAGGCTTCATCATTGATTGACAGCTTAATCGTCTTATTTGCAATTAGCTTTTTCACATACTTAAACATTTCCCCTGCTTCAACGCGTTTCAACTCAATAATATTTGCCCGTGAACGAATAGCCGGATTGATTACAAAAAATGGATTTTCTGTAGTTGTAGCAAACAGTTTAATATTACCTTTTTCCATATATTCTAGCAATATATCTTGCTTGTCCTTATTCATTCGATGAATTTCATCAATAATTAAAATAAAATTAGGCTCATCAATGGCCCTATTGACAATTTTAGTCAAGCGCTCTTTCTTATCATATGTTGCATTAAAAGTATCATAAGCAATATTCAAATCCTCAGCAAGAGCTACTGCAAAGGTAGTCTTTCCTGTCCCCGAAGGTCCATAAAAAATTAATGAAGTACAAAATTTTTTTTCTATCATTTTAATGATCATATCATTTGGGCCAAGAATATGAGTTTGTCCAATGATATCATTAACAGATTTTGGTCTTAACAAAAACGCCAACGGTTGATTCATTTCCTACCTCCATAAAAAAATAACTAGCATCCTAGTTATTTTACATTACATGATTAGTTAGATGTGAAAACTTCGTCAAATACTTGATCATAAGTTTCCATTCCCTTAATTTCTAAAACTGATTTAACTTCATCAGGAATTTCATCTAAATCTTTTAAATTTTTAACTGGTACTAAAATTTTTTTCAAACCACTACGTGCAGCCGAAATCGATTTTTCTCTTAATCCCCCAATTGGAAGCACAGAACCAGTTAGAGTAATTTCACCAGTCATACCTAAATCACGTGAAACTGGTTTATTTGATAAAGCCGATACTAACGCAGTTGTCATTGTAATTCCTGCTGATGGACCGTCTTTTGGAACAGCACCTTCAGGAACGTGAATATGTATGTCGCTTGTTTCAAAAATTGCTTTATCTATTCCAAATTTTTCATAATTTGATTTAACATAAGTTAAAGCAATTGTTGCTGATTCTTTCATAACTTCTCCAAGCTTACCAGTCAAAGTTAAATTTCCTTTACCTGGATAAACATTAACCTCAATTGGTAAAATATCCCCTCCAAATTGGGTATAAGCCAATCCGGTTACAACTCCAACATTTGATTGTCCTTGTTTTTCAGTGTGATCGAAAATACGTTTTCCTAAAAACTCATTAATAACTGCCGGAGTAACTACTAAATTTTCAATTTCCATATTTAATAATTTAACAATAAACTTACGAGCAATTGCTGAAATATGGCGTTCTAATTGACGAACTCCAGCTTCACGAGTGTAATATTTAATAATCTCATCAAAACTTTCATCAGTAAACATTAGTTCTTCTTTAGTTAAAGAGTGCTCTTTTAAAACACGTTCCACCAAATAGTCTTTAGCAATCTTCATCTTTTCAATTTCAGTATAGCTTGATAAATTAATGATTTCCATACGATCGTATAAAGCCTCAGGAATGTCTTCTGGGTAGTTTGCAGTCGCAATAAACATAACTTCGCTTAAATCATATGGCTCTTCAATATAATGATCAGAAAACTCCACGTTTTGTTCAGGATCTAAAACTTCCAACATTGCTGATGCTGGATCTCCTCGTTGATCGGAAGCCATTTTGTCAATTTCGTCTAATAAAAATAATGGATTTTTAACCTTTGCACGTTTCATTGTTTGAATTATACGCCCTGGCATTGCACCGATATATGTTTTACGGTGTCCTCTAATTTCAGACTCATCTTTAACACCACCCAAAGATATTTTTACAAAATTTTTACCCAAAGCTTCGGCAATTGATTTTGCCAAAGAAGTTTTACCAACTCCTGGAGGACCTACTAGAGTAATAATAGGCCCTTTTAATGATTTGGTCTTTTGCTTAACAGCCAAGAACTCAATAATTCGATCCTTAACCTTTTTAAGACCATAATGATGTTTATCCAAAATTTCTTGAGCAAATCTTAAATCTGCAATATCTTCTGTTGATTGTCATCACGGTAATGACATCATTCAATCAATATAATTTCTCTCTACAGTCGCTTCTGCTGAAGATGACTGCATATTTTCTAATTTAGAAATTGATGACAGAATTCGCTCCTTAACTTGTTTGGGAAATGGTTCCTTTTCCAAACGATCCTTATACTTTTCAACAGCTGATTTATCCGAATCTTCATCATTAAGCTCATCTTTAATAATACGCATCTTTTCACGTAAGTAGTATTCTTTTTGTTGTTGATCCATGCGATCTTTCAACTTTTTATTAATTTCTGAGTCAACATCTAGTGAAACATCTTTTTTACCTAAAAAATTTAAAATTTCTTCCAAACGCTTAACAAAATTTTGCTCACCTAAAAGAATATTTCTAGTTTCTAAGGAAATAAACGGCAAAGATTTTGCAATTGAATCGACAACATAATTGATGTTATCTAATGATTTAGTTTTTAGTCATTCAACAGCGACCTCCGGAAAATCCTTTGAAAGACTCGCAATTTCTGTTATTTGTTTATGAATAGTATCGACTTGACCTTCAATATTTGACACATCAGCTTCTAGAATTTCAGCTGAAGCCATAAAGTAACCATCTTTTTGCTCTGTAGAAATTAATTTTATACGTTCTTCTCCGGTTACTTCAACAGTCAAAGTTCCATCTTTTCATGTTTTAATAATTTTAATAGTTGCCAGAGTTCCAAAATCAAATAATTCGTCCATTGCTGGTTCATTGTCCATAACTTTACGTTGCGAAACAACAATAATTTTACCTTCAAATTCAGCAATTGCTGTCTTTGTAGATTCTTGAGTTTGTTTTCTACCTACTTCTACAGTTTCTGTAAATTTAGGAAATATGCAAATTCCTCTTGTGATAAATATAGGAAATTTGATTGTTTTATTCATAATTTCTCCCCCTTATTTTGGTACAAATAAATAATAACATATATATTAGCACTTTAATAGTCTTAGTGCTAATATAAAAACAAAGCCTTTCGACTTTGCTTATTTTATTATTCTACTTTCCGTTATTTTCGTATAAAAAGTCGTTTAATAAATCATTCAATAATTCAACCTTAATTTGATCAGGCTTAATAATATTTTTAATATAATCAATTTCAACTCCAAACTGAGATGCTAGATCTTGATATTTAGAATCAATTTGTTCTTCAGTTGCCTCAAACTTTTCTTTGGCCTTAATTTCTGAAGTCACTAAGTACCCCTCTAATTTAGCCTTAGCATCACCTAAAATCTCAGCTTCAATATCTTTATCAGTTAGTCCCGTTGCTTTTTTATAAGCCTTTAAAGTCAATCCTTGCTTTTGAACTTCTTGTTCAAATTCTTTTTTCATTTCCTGAACTTGACTATCAATTGCTGACTTTGGTAATTCAACTGTTGAGCCTTTAATGATTTCTCCAATAACTTCATTTACAAATTGAGCTTTCAATCCTTGAGCTTTTCTGGTTTGGAATTCATTTTTAATTTTCTCTTTTAATTGCTCAAAATTTTCAACCCCTGGAATATTTAAGTCTTTTGCCAATTCATCATCACGATTTGGTAAAATTCTTTCACTGATTGCTGTGATATTCAAAACAAACTTAGCTTCTTTACCAGCTAATTCTGGAGCATATTCAGTTGGAAAAGTTACAGATATTGCTTGATTATCGCCTAATCCTAAACCAATCATTGATGTTTCAAATCCTGGAATGAATTGATTAGACCCAATGATCAATTTATGTCCCTTAGCTTCTCCACCTTTAAAAGGAACATCATCAACATAACCTTTAAAATCAAAAGTAACAGCATCACCTTCAGCAATTTTAGCATCATTTGCTTTTGGTTTTTCCATTGCAAATTGCTGTTGATATTGAGTAATTGCTGTATCAATTTCTTCTTCTGTAACTTCTATACTTTGTTTTTCTACACTTTTAATTCCTGTATATTTTCCCAGTTTAATTTCAGGACGCAAATCAAAAAAGAAGTCAATAATAATTTCTTTTTCGCTTACTTTAAATGGCACTGGTGATGGAGAATTCATTGGTTCAATTTTCACATCTGAGTTACGAGCAAATTCAAATGCTGGTTGAATTGCCATTCTGAAACCTTCATTAAAAATTTTTGAAGGTGTTAAGTATTTATCAACTTCTTTTTGAGGTGCTTTACCCTTTCTAAATCCTGGGACTTCAACATTTGACTTCAATCTATTTTTAGCTTTTGTTAAAATTGTTGCTCACTCTTGACCATCAATTGTAACTGTTCATTTTCCCTGTCCTTGTTCAATTATTTTACTTTCTGCGAATTTCATTCTATTTTCTCCTTTTTCATATTTAATTTTCCATTTTATCTTCCGTATGCTACAGATATGTTTCTCGGTTTAATATTTAATGTTTGGGTGATAATATCTTCAACGTTTTTACTAATTAGCTTTTCTTCAAAAATAAAATCAGATGCTTGACCCTCAAATTTAATTTTAATCAAAATATATAATAAATTATCGTGATAAATTTCTGTAATTACTTCTATATTTGCAATGCTTGCTGAAGTTGAAGAAACTACTGTTGATTCAACTAGTTTATTTAAAGCGTATTGTTCAATATCTAAAGTTCCACGACTATTTCTTTCAATTGAAATATACATAATATTATCCTCCCTTTACTTTTTAATTAAATTTAACACTTT encodes:
- the tig gene encoding trigger factor, whose amino-acid sequence is MKFAESKIIEQGQGKWTVTIDGQEWATILTKAKNRLKSNVEVPGFRKGKAPQKEVDKYLTPSKIFNEGFRMAIQPAFEFARNSDVKIEPMNSPSPVPFKVSEKEIIIDFFFDLRPEIKLGKYTGIKSVEKQSIEVTEEEIDTAITQYQQQFAMEKPKANDAKIAEGDAVTFDFKGYVDDVPFKGGEAKGHKLIIGSNQFIPGFETSMIGLGLGDNQAISVTFPTEYAPELAGKEAKFVLNITAISERILPNRDDELAKDLNIPGVENFEQLKEKIKNEFQTRKAQGLKAQFVNEVIGEIIKGSTVELPKSAIDSQVQEMKKEFEQEVQKQGLTLKAYKKATGLTDKDIEAEILGDAKAKLEGYLVTSEIKAKEKFEATEEQIDSKYQDLASQFGVEIDYIKNIIKPDQIKVELLNDLLNDFLYENNGK
- a CDS encoding MMB_0454 family protein, translating into MYISIERNSRGTLDIEQYALNKLVESTVVSSTSASIANIEVITEIYHDNLLYILIKIKFEGQASDFIFEEKLISKNVEDIITQTLNIKPRNISVAYGR